The genomic window CAGCAGCTCACCCAGCGCCGTGTGCGGCCCCAGAAAGGCGATGTGCCGGCACATCACACATCCCTCGCGGTGCGGAACCCGGAGAAGATCTGACGGCGCACCGGCAGGTCCCAGTTGCGGAAGGTGCCCCGGCACGCCACCGGGTCCACCGCGAAGGAACCGCCGCGCAGCACCTTGTGCTCCGGACCGAAGAAGACCTCGGAGTACTCGCGGTACGGGAACGCCGCGAAGCCCGGATAGGGCAGGAAGTCGCTCGACGTCCACTCCCAGACGTCGCCGATCAGCTGCCGTACCCCGAGCGGGGACGCACCCTCCGGGTACGCCCCGGCGGACGCGGGCCGCAGATGCCGCTGGCCGAGATTGGCGCGGTCCGGGGTCGGGTCCTCGTCGCCCCACGGATAGCGCCGCGAGCGCCCGGACGCCGGGTCGTGCCGGGCGGCCTTCTCCCACTCGGCCTCCGTCGGCAGCCGCCGCCCCGCCCAGCGGGCGTACGCGTCGGCCTCGTACCAACTGACATGCAGGACCGGCTCGTCCTGCGGCACCGGCTCGGTCACACCGAAGCGGCGGCGGAGCCACTGGCCGCCCTCGTGGCGCCAGAACAGCGGGGCACCGATGCCGTGCCTGCGGATCTGGTCCCAGCCGTCCGGCGCCCACCAGCGCTCGTCGGTGTAGCCGCCGTCCGCGATGAACGCCTGGAAGGCGGCGTTCGTGACGGGCGTGGCGTCGATGAAGTACGCGGGCAGGTGGCGGTGGTGCGCGGGACGCTCGTTGTCGAGCGCCCAGGGCTCGGTGGAGGTGCCCATGGTGAACGGGCCCGCCGGGACCAGCACTTCGGCGGGCAGGCCCACGGTGCTGCCGCGCGGTGGTTCGGGCGCGTCGAGGGCGGCGGGGCCCCGACGCAGCTGATGGGTGATCAGCATCGTCTCGTCGTGCTGCTGCTCGTGCTGCGCGATCATGCCGAAGGCGAACGCGGAGTCGAGGAGCGGGCCGCCGTGCAGCGGGTGCCGGTCGAGGACGTCGAGGACCCTGCCCCGTACGTCGGAGGCGTAGGCCCGGGACTCGGCGGGGGAGAGCAGCGGCAGCGTGGGCCGTGCGGCGCGCGGGTGCTCGAAGGCGTCGTACACGGAGTCGATCTCCGGGCGTATCGCCTCACGGCCCGCGACCGCTCGCAGCAGCCACTGCTCCTCCTGGTTGCCGATGTGGGCCAGGTCCCAGACGAGCGGTGACATCAACGGCGAGTGCTGCGCGGTCAGTTCGTTGTCGTCGACGCAACCGGTGAGCAGGGCGGTGCGGGCGCGGGCGGTCGTCAGCGCCTCCAGGGCGCGGTGCCTGAGCACGGCGTCGGATACCTGGGTCGGGCCGGACACCTGAGTCGGGCCGGACGGCTGGGTCGGGCCGGACAGCTGGGTCGGGCCCGACGCCTCGGACACGTCGTCGGACAGCTCACCCGACACCTCGTCGGTCGCCACCGGGGAGTCGTGCGGCTCGTTCATGAACGGATCTCCTTGCTGCGGAGCGAGAAATCGTCGGCGGGACAGCGGCCCAGCAGGACGTAGCGCTCGTGGAACGCGGCCACCGCCTCCTGGACGGCCGTGGACGCGCCCAGCCGGGGCAGGGCCTCCCGCGCGAC from Streptomyces sp. FIT100 includes these protein-coding regions:
- the egtB gene encoding ergothioneine biosynthesis protein EgtB gives rise to the protein MNEPHDSPVATDEVSGELSDDVSEASGPTQLSGPTQPSGPTQVSGPTQVSDAVLRHRALEALTTARARTALLTGCVDDNELTAQHSPLMSPLVWDLAHIGNQEEQWLLRAVAGREAIRPEIDSVYDAFEHPRAARPTLPLLSPAESRAYASDVRGRVLDVLDRHPLHGGPLLDSAFAFGMIAQHEQQHDETMLITHQLRRGPAALDAPEPPRGSTVGLPAEVLVPAGPFTMGTSTEPWALDNERPAHHRHLPAYFIDATPVTNAAFQAFIADGGYTDERWWAPDGWDQIRRHGIGAPLFWRHEGGQWLRRRFGVTEPVPQDEPVLHVSWYEADAYARWAGRRLPTEAEWEKAARHDPASGRSRRYPWGDEDPTPDRANLGQRHLRPASAGAYPEGASPLGVRQLIGDVWEWTSSDFLPYPGFAAFPYREYSEVFFGPEHKVLRGGSFAVDPVACRGTFRNWDLPVRRQIFSGFRTARDV